A genomic stretch from Fusarium musae strain F31 chromosome 9, whole genome shotgun sequence includes:
- a CDS encoding hypothetical protein (EggNog:ENOG41~MEROPS:MER0066227~antiSMASH:Cluster_9.1) yields the protein MAPWKSFMTDDHSPIEYSWKWNSGSKKPDIRYAIELVSPLAGSKQDPFNQIPTRHLVYNLAKIIPELDLTWFEHFWHELLGAESPTSSTSGISTKGSTIFAALEMLHGHLSVKVYFIPVETQDVSAWHQIKHAIETSGCQNLETLYRVDAYLSSHDDGRQLRPFMLAIDLVEPGASRLKIYARSNQTSFRFVRDVMTVGGLRTDLDKSLEKFFDLWKRALGLNYDASPGDELPEVDHMTSGAVFNFDVAPKSSIPDVKAYIPVRHYADNDLQAALGLIGYLEEFGNEYGVYSQSYLRVLDMLAPAGQLDQATGVQTYFAVACQGENLSLTSYLNPQLYAAFRESECP from the coding sequence ATGGCACCCTGGAAGAGCTTCATGACAGATGACCACTCCCCCATTGAGTATAGCTGGAAATGGAACTCTGGAAGCAAGAAGCCTGACATCAGATACGCCATTGAGCTTGTCAGTCCCTTGGCGGGAAGCAAGCAAGATCCGTTCAATCAAATCCCGACTCGCCATTTAGTTTACAACCTCGCCAAAATCATTCCCGAACTCGATCTAACCTGGTTCGAACATTTCTGGCATGAGTTGCTGGGTGCTGAGTCTCCCACCTCATCCACTTCTGGAATTTCGACAAAGGGTTCAACAATATTTGCAGCCTTGGAAATGCTGCACGGTCACTTGTCGGTCAAAGTATACTTTATACCAGTTGAGACACAAGATGTTAGCGCTTGGCACCAGATAAAACATGCGATTGAGACATCAGGATGTCAAAATCTCGAGACTTTGTATCGCGTGGATGCATATCTCTCCAGCCACGACGATGGGAGACAACTCCGCCCGTTCATGCTGGCAATAGACCTTGTCGAGCCCGGTGCTTCACGGCTCAAGATATACGCAAGGTCCAACCAAACTTCGTTCCGCTTCGTCCGAGACGTTATGACTGTTGGTGGACTTCGCACAGACTTGGATAAGTCTTTAGAGAAGTTTTTCGATTTGTGGAAACGTGCACTTGGCCTCAACTATGACGCGTCACCTGGAGATGAGCTACCTGAGGTGGATCATATGACATCCGGGGCAGTATTTAACTTTGATGTTGCACCAAAATCTTCGATTCCCGACGTCAAGGCATATATACCAGTTCGACACTACGCTGATAACGACCTTCAAGCTGCGCTGGGACTTATCGGGTATCTTGAAGAGTTTGGGAATGAGTACGGGGTTTACTCGCAATCGTATCTTCGTGTATTGGATATGTTGGCACCGGCAGGTCAGCTTGATCAAGCCACTGGGGTCCAGACCTACTTCGCTGTCGCGTGTCAAGGTGAAAATCTGTCCCTCACGTCATACTTGAATCCTCAATTGTATGCAGCGTTTCGAGAGTCCGAATGTCCATAG
- a CDS encoding hypothetical protein (antiSMASH:Cluster_9.1), whose product MIESSSSFLKSSIPLYHNAVKSVIFKCAELLMGIFVFKLFSLVAARSGQFASYLMFTEDYIQRTLYISSRGLSRAGLVVIAFSLLNIVFSLYGTLLWALDSPGYIFKATNATVADYDFQRNSNPPYIIQLALNRSQLEGITEKLPQVVGSELFNPGLNYTLTGKVTNGHEAPEIISPTRQGGIGARIWLDSDGFSVSPDTLSMYPSIGKIGDATFDTKCVRFDGGSAVWNCTFDNAFAIEYVETGIGMPEVSVGKGGGSALMTQVFTVTKGKRRHTFSQATLKVTMLTSPGDPFARGEVTDLVRRTWSSNKTEQKNPLIGNIVDGIINAQNNDLSYLFGANAVGNDNKSALQSEWGFYTPQNNNNSQYSIVSITSTNMTLIRSEVLDKAPEPFEKCERSNFQNEAFGGKVTKTDCAASKPAVEKQVFYGQVDTAAMMIIRGLGARRPSV is encoded by the exons ATGATCGaatcatcctcgtcgttTCTCAAATCATCGATACCTCTGTATCACAATGCGGTCAAATCCGTCATATTCAAATGTGCGGAATTACTTATGGGTATCTTTGTCTTCAAGCTTTTCTCGCTCGTTGCGGCCCGATCAGGACAGTTCGCATCATACCTTATGTTTACGGAGGATTATATCCAGCGAACACTttacatctcatctcgtGGCTTATCGCGAGCGGGACTAGTTGTTATTGCTTTTAGCCTACTCAATATTGTCTTTTCACTCTATGGCACTCTTCTCTGGGCACTAGACTCGCCAGGCTACATATTCAAAGCGACAAATGCGACAGTTGCTGATTACGACTTCCAGAGAAATAGTAATCCTCCCTATATCATTCAACTCGCTCTCAACAGGAGTCAACTTGAAGGTATCACAGAGAAACTCCCTCAAGTCGTTGGCTCCGAGCTTTTTAATCCTGGTCTGAACTACACTTTAACCGGAAAAGTCACCAATGGCCACGAGGCTCCCGAAATTATCTCACCAACACGACAAGGTGGTATCGGTGCCCGTATCTGGTTAGACAGTGATGGATTTTCAGTTTCCCCAGACACTCTATCAATGTACCCTTCAATAGGGAAGATCGGTGACGCCACCTTTGACACGAAATGTGTGAGATTTGATGGAGGCTCTGCTGTCTGGAATTGCACTTTCGATAACGCTTTTGCAATCGAGTATGTAGAGACCGGAATAGGTATGCCTGAG GTCTCGGTTGGAAAGGGCGGTGGTTCAGCCTTGATGACACAAGTCTTTACTGTCACTAAGGGAAAGAGGCGACATACTTTCTCTCAGGCTACTTTGAAGGTTACTATGTTAACAAGCCCTGGTGACCCATTTGCCAGAGGGGAAGTCACTGACCTAGTCCGACGCACCTGGAGCTCCAATAAGACAGAACAAAAAAATCCCCTTATTGGCAACATCGTTGATGGCATAATAAATGCACAAAACAATGACCTCAGTTATCTTTTCGGCGCAAACGCAGTCGGTAACGACAACAAGTCGGCTCTTCAAAGCGAGTGGGGCTTTTACACGCCACAGAATAACAACAATAGCCAGTACTCCATTGTCAGCATCACTAGCACAAACATGACCCTTATTCGATCTGAAGTACTCGACAAGGCACCTGAACCTTTTGAGAAATGTGAACGATCGAACTTTCAGAATGAGGCGTTTGGTGGGAAGGTGACTAAGACTGATTGCGCGGCGTCAAAGCCTGCAGTTGAAAAACAAGTCTTTTATGGCCAGGTTGACACTGCTGCTATGATGATTATCCGAGGTTTGGGCGCCCGGCGCCCCTCGGTCTAA
- a CDS encoding hypothetical protein (antiSMASH:Cluster_9.1): MLQTLPMLSQEMTIALAVLSLLLVLVHKAISRRRETKGLPPLPPSPPSTNIFAGHLPTVLKAAKNHRQHLLFQKWAEEYGEVFFVQLGTIQEYFINSDQAVRAIFDKAAAQTSERPRWIVSNEQICNRLNLLLLSSSEKAWKSQRKATTFGLTNLNLADAGLPFLHFETLKFLNDIAKDPNKGANPQSLWSSIGRYTYSTFSSQIFGLDVPEDNSPVIDYIFETGLAQILGMLPGYYLVDTFNILDKLPLFLKPWERSAKARHKRDYEWCCDKLKRVKSQIDAGEAPPHMTFIRRVIEDPNHLGLDSLEDASYLGMMLIIGASDTMSATKREK, translated from the exons CCAGGAGATGACCATAGCTTTGGCTGTCCTCTCCTTGCTTCTGGTCCTAGTCCACAAAGCAATATCAAGGCGCCGGGAAACCAAGggacttcctcctcttccgccTTCACCCCCTAGCACAAACATTTTCGCTGGCCATCTTCCAACCGTCCTAAaagcagccaagaaccaTCGCCAGCATCTTCTGTTCCAAAAGTGGGCCGAGGAATACGGCGAGGTGTTTTTCGTCCAGCTGGGTACTATCCAGGAGTACTTCATCAATAGCGACCAAGCCGTCAGGGCAATCTTCGACAAGGCTGCGGCCCAAACATCCGAACGACCGCGTTGGATTGTCAGTAACGAGCAGATATGCAACCGActcaatcttctccttcttagcTCAAGTGAAAAGGCATGGAAAAGTCAGCGGAAGGCCACAACCTTTGGACTGACTAATTTGAATCTTGCTGATGCTGGCCTTCCATTTCTCCATTTCGAAACACTGAAGTTCCTAAATGACATTGCCAAAGATCCCAACAAAGGTGCCAATCCGCAATCCCTATGGTCGAGCATTGGTCGCTACACATATAGCACATTCTCGTCCCAGAtctttggccttgatgtcCCTGAAGACAACAGTCCTGTTATTGACTACATATTCGAAACAGGCCTAGCTCAGATCCTTGGCATGCTCCCTGGCTACTATTTAGTTGACACTTTCAACATTCTGGATAAGCTGCCACTATTTCTGAAACCTTGGGAAAGGAGCGCAAAGGCCAGGCACAAGCGTGACTATGAGTGGTGTTGTGACAAGCTTAAG AGGGTAAAGTCACAGATTGATGCTGGAGAGGCTCCGCCTCATATGACTTTCATCAGAAGGGTCATCGAAGACCCGAACCACCTGGGACTTGACAGCCTTGAGGATGCCTCATACCTAGGCATGATGTTAATCATTGGGGCTTCGGATACG ATGTCTGCAACAAAGCGAGAAAAGTAA
- a CDS encoding hypothetical protein (antiSMASH:Cluster_9.1) produces MAFFFQSPIDPLDHADAHTVQPPVDGEPMVYQLECETPTPSFTQPLAIPGSQAQSSQTSPETTLQTSVRDDDDLEPWRAEDYGHVPYITEEAYQVMVSTFEQLNSDNAYCIPFTNKHLPSLQHMQIYMQVYFEEYHPVFPLLHKATFLPTKDNWLLSLAVSAIGCLFSQTVQSREVYPIMQEFLRRAIRIQLERSQTSTPNICVAQASVLNQIGMMYGGDLRFAECAQETMAQLATQCRKIASFSNILGNSSVGENVVSKDWQAWIKAELEIRLFYCAWLVDSQQVGFFAFSSTIPIDFLQSPMPANGNAWGISSAETWKNSLKEDSSSQQLFSLRQVLLGLYRYREIPGQLDAFNSLLLVMGILNDLSWLRHAHLYLDILERHVETLPPTALSRAAMTNIHMVSLLIYFPTREVIAFGRWRVTKTQHSMVVGKLKRWMSDTRSAREALIHACRIWSQIRLSRTNAHHEAPAFLHSAISIWALVEHSKEFDVGDEFPTLRLDASSQDAKSWAAGNDKKRLYLSGVGLLGHRGALARLINETARLLEGKIAWPQAWRTGPYLKQSYAESRMLQ; encoded by the exons ATGGCATTCTTTTTCCAGAGTCCTATCGACCCCCTCGACCACGCAGATGCCCATACAGTACAGCCCCCCGTGGATGGTGAGCCCATGGTATATCAACTCGAATGCGAAACTCCGACCCCCAGCTTTACTCAGCCCTTAGCTATCCCAGGTTCTCAGGCCCAAAGCAGCCAGACATCGCCCGAAACCACTTTGCAGACCTCTGtcagagatgatgatgaccttgaGCCATGGAGGGCAGAAGACTATGGGCATGTGCCCTATATAACCGAAGAAGCTTACCAAGTTATGGTCTCCACGTTTGAGCAACTCAATAGCGACAATGCATATTGTATCCCCTTCACAAACAAACATTTGCCATCTCTACAGCACATGCAGATCTATATGCAGGTTTACTTTGAAGAGTATCATCCTGTTTTCCCTCTACTCCATAAGGCAACATTTTTACCTACTAAAGACAATTGGCTACTGAGTCTTGCCGTTTCAGCGATCGGGTGCCTGTTTTCGCAAACCGTACAGTCAAGAGAGGTCTATCCCATCATGCAGGAATTTCTACGCCGAGCTATTCGCATCCAG CTGGAACGGAGTCAGACTTCAACACCCAATATCTGTGTTGCTCAGGCTTCCGTCCTGAACCAGATTGGCATGATGTACGGCGGTGACTTAAGATTCGCAGAATGCGCCCAGGAGACAATGGCACAGCTTGCGACGCAATGCCGCAAGATAGCTTCATTCTCAAACATTTTAGGAAATTCATCAGTCGGTGAAAATGTGGTATCTAAAGACTGGCAAGCATGGATCAAGGCAGAGTTAGAAATTCGTTTGTTTTATTGCGCTTGG CTTGTAGATAGCCAGCAAGTTGGATTCTTCGCCTTCTCATCCACGATTCCAATAGACTTTCTTCAATCACCCATGCCGGCCAATGGAAATGCCTGGGGCATATCTAGCGCCGAGACATGGAAGAATAGTCTCAAAGAGG AttcatcttctcaacaatTATTTTCTCTCCGACAGGTGCTCCTGGGCCTTTACCGCTATCGTGAGATCCCTGGCCAGCTTGATGCGTTTAActcgcttcttctggtcATGGGTATTCTTAATGACCTGTCTTGGCTTCGTCATGCTCATTTGTATCTGGATATACTGGAGCGACATGTCGAGACTTTGCCACCAACAGCTCTTTCTCGAGCTGCCATGACTAATATTCACATGGTTTCACTCCTGATATACTTCCCGACTAGAGAGGTTATTGCCTTTGGACGTTGGCGAGTCACCAAAACGCAGCATTCAATGGTTGTTGGTAAACTGAAGAGATGGATGTCCGATACCCGCAGTGCACGAGAGGCTTTGATACATGCATGTCGCATCTGGTCTCAGATTCGCTTAAGCCGTACCAATGCTCATCATGAGGCACCGGCATTCCTTCATAGCGCTATCTCGATCTGGGCTTTGGTCGAGCATAGTAAAGAGTTTGATGTTGGCGATGAATTCCCAACCCTACGGCTGGATGCTTCAAGTCAAGACGCCAAGTCCTGGGCCGCTGGAAACGACAAGAAACGCCTGTACTTGAGCGGGGTTGGTCTTCTGGGACATCGAGGTGCCTTGGCGCGACTGATAAATGAGACTGCAAGATTGCTAGAGGGAAAGATTGCCTGGCCTCAAGCTTGGAGAACAGGGCCATACCTGAAACAATCTTATGCCGAATCACGGATGCTTCAGTAA
- a CDS encoding hypothetical protein (antiSMASH:Cluster_9.1), which translates to MSQKSPKSGSPPSPRSSHSQGPIAAAAQALEVDDLAEGEEDDPGLGEDSESSTASITSSILHYRTINGRTYHSERGNAAYWYWALTMNGKVKPWTLRKMQIVCGAVSTNTFRHHMFTLSQDGELYFAPLDGKIQAKVIRYYQRVLDIGCGTGCEVIGTDISPIQPSWVPPNVKFEIEDFNQDWTFPPESFDYVHLRYLVGCVPNWDYIFEQAFKVLKPGGWVESFEASAIIESDDDSVKPDSAMAQWGPIFIKASKIIGNTFTVVGDDLQRPGIEKAGFTDIKQWDSKLPLNPFPKDPKLKQIGQFGELFSTQDTEGLVLFVANTLGWTPEEVHVYIANFRREIRDRKNHPYIRLKTVWARKPE; encoded by the exons ATGTCTCAAAAGAGCCCCAAGAGCGGTTCGCCGCCTTCTCCACGGTCTTCCCACAGCCAAGGACCTATCGCAGCTGCTGCGCAGGCGCTAGAAGTCGACGATCTTGCTGAGGGGGAGGAAGATGACCCAGGTCTTGGCGAAGACTCCGAAAGCTCGACGGCCTCTATTACCTCAAGCATTCTCCACTACCGCACCATCAATGGCAGGACCTATCACAGCGAAAGAGGGAATGCCGCCTATTGGTATT GGGCTCTAACGATGAACGGCAAAGTGAAGCCATGGACATTGCGTAAGATGCAAATCGTTTGCGGAGCTGTGTCAACTAATACGTTCAGACATCACATGTTTACTCTTTCGCAAGACGGTGAGCTGTACTTTGCTCCCCTCGATGGCAAAATTCAA GCTAAAGTCATCCGTTACTACCAGAGGGTACTTGACATTGGATGCGGAACAG GGTGCGAAGTGATAGGGACGGACATATCTCCCATTCAACCTTCATGGGTACCACCTAATGTCAAGTT CGAGATCGAGGACTTTAACCAAGATTGGACCTTTCCTCCAGAGTCTTTCGATTACGTCCACCTGCGCTATTTAGTTGGATGTGTTCCAAACTGGGACTATATCTTTGAACAGGCCTTCAAAGTTCTTAAGCCTGGCGGCTGGGTTGAGTCCTTTGAAGCATCAGCTATCATCGAGAGTGATGACGATAGTGTGAAACCCGACTCGGCAATGGCGCAGTGGGGACCTATCTTTATCAAGGCCTCCAAAATAATTGGAAATACATTCACTGTCGTGGGAGACGATCTTCAGAGACCCGGCATTGAGAAAGCAGGATTTACAGATATCAAGCAATGGGACTCAAAG TTACCTTTGAACCCTTTCCCTAAAGATCCCAAGCTTAAACAAATCGGACAGTTTGGTGAGCTGTTCAGTACTCAGGACACTGAAGGGCTTGTGTTGTTCGTTGCCAACACACTTGGATGGACTCCCGAGGAGGTCCATGTATATATCGCCAACTTCCGACGAGAAATCAGAGACAGGAAGAATCACCCATATATTCGCTTGAAAACTGTGTGGGCTAGGAAGCCAGAGTAG